The Papaver somniferum cultivar HN1 chromosome 3, ASM357369v1, whole genome shotgun sequence genome includes a region encoding these proteins:
- the LOC113359387 gene encoding uncharacterized protein LOC113359387 yields MFSIGTAGGLVVAWHKSTKLRVLHIDNNQVNCSIWDENTKSEWILTCMYGSPYKDSRKDEPWKLVNQMGETMNMPWLVLGDLNVILHKDEKRGGNPANDADIRKFSAMFNNLGLKDLGFIGFPFTWSIHQDGDSHIEERLDRGMENGKWITQFPNTSLRHLNHSGSDHSVVLLNTSIPCQNGSKPFKFFGLYQEEQKCRDIIKSSWHKNFNGSTTFILVNRLANVKKEVSLWNKFEFGKIKHNLVLLNRKLETIIENPNIRLNDQNLLDTKAEIQKLDDYEEEFWKIKGSDDRNNIWIEGRDNIANCLNVYFETLLTTSRPVINNDIVNLVPPSITDTENSKLMEPPSEIEIHDALFGMPPNCSPGPDGFPSCLFQKNWNIVKKDVIETILAFFNSGHMLTKLNSTYIFLIPKVLHPNGPSYYRPISSCNIVYKIISKVIPNRIKPFLDRLISPYQSAFVKQRLISDNLLVAHEIIHAMRKKRKSKTDFMGLKIDMSKSFDRVEWNFLIVILRRMGFCDAWCNLIYQCISTCQSDILVNGVP; encoded by the exons aTGTTTTCTATTGGTACTGCTGGAGGTTTAGTTGTGGCTTGGCATAAGTCCACTAAACTTAGAGTTCTTCACATTGACAATAACCAAGTTAACTGTAGTATTTGGGATGAAAACACTAAATCTGAATGGATCCTCACTTGCATGTATGGTAGCCCTTATAAAGATAGTAGAAAAGATGAACCTTGGAAATTAGTAAATCAAATGGGTGAAACTATGAATATGCCTTGGTTAGTTCTAGGTGACCTTAATGTTATTCTTCATAAGGATGAAAAAAGAGGTGGAAATCCCGCTAATGATGCTGACATTAGAAAATTTTCTGCCATGTTCAATAACCTAGGTCTTAAAGACTTAGGTTTTATAGGATTCCCCTTCACTTGGTCTATTCACCAGGATGGTGATTCCCATATAGAAGAAAGACTTGATAGAGGAATGGAAAATGGGAAATGGATTACACAATTCCCAAATACTAGTCTTAGACACTTAAATCACTCTGGTTCTGATCACTCTGTTGTTCTTCTAAACACCTCTATTCCTTGTCAGAATGGCTCTAAGCCATTCAAATTTTTTGGTCTATACCAAGAAGAACAGAAGTGTAGAGACATCATCAAGTCTTCTTGGCACAAGAACTTTAATGGTTCTACAACTTTCATTTTGGTCAACAGACTTGCCAATGTTAAAAAGGAAGTCAGTCTGTGGaataaatttgaatttgggaaaatAAAACACAATTTGGTCCTCTTAAATAGAAAACTTGAAACTATAATAGAAAACCCCAATATTAGGCTTAATGATCAAAACCTTCTTGATACTAAAGCTGAAATCCAAAAGCTCGATGATTATGAAGAAGAATTCTGGAAAATTAAAG GGTCTGATGATAGAAATAATATTTGGATTGAGGGTAGAGATAATATAGCCAATTGTTTGAATGTTTATTTTGAAACTCTCTTAACCACTTCAAGGCCTGTAATCAATAATGATATTGTCAATCTGGTTCCTCCCTCCATTACCGACACTGAAAATAGTAAACTCATGGAACCTCCCTCTGAAATTGAGATCCATGATGCTTTATTTGGTATGCCACCTAACTGTAGCCCTGGCCCTGATGGCTTTCCGTCttgtttatttcaaaaaaattggAATATAGTTAAAAAGGATGTCATTGAAACTATCCTAGCTTTCTTCAACAGTGGTCATATGTTAACTAAACTTAATTCTACCTATATCTTCCTCATTCCCAAGGTCCTTCACCCAAATGGCCCTAGTTACTACAGACCTATAAGTTCGTGTAACATTGTTTATAAAATTATATCTAAAGTCATACCCAATAGAATTAAACCCTTCCTTGACAGACTTATTTCTCCTTATCAATCAGCTTTTGTTAAGCAACGTCTTATCTCAGACAACCTTCTTGTTGCTCATGAGATAATACATGCTATGAGAAAGAAAAGGAAGAGCAAAACTGATTTCATGGGTTTAAAAATTGATATGTCTAAGTCCTTTGACCGTGTGGAGTGGAATTTTCTTATTGTCATTCTTCGAAGGATGGGGTTCTGTGATGCTTGGTGTAACCTTATTTACCAATGCATTAGCACTTGCCAATCTGATATCCTGGTAAATGGGGTTCCTTGA